The following are encoded in a window of Lactobacillus acidophilus genomic DNA:
- a CDS encoding helix-turn-helix domain-containing protein has protein sequence MADIGDKLKSAREAKGLSIEDIEKATKIQSRYLTAIEKNEFDKLPGDFYVRAFIRQYAQVVGLDGKELLSEYHEDVPESKPDEYVENSIDNKSEEVRETTDNKKNLWKNYLPRIAVGLGVIIVILVVYVLYARLSSGGQQRNEADNNSVTVSSQKTSSSSSKKPAKKVAVSQVKVKKISDNEYRVTGLKKNRRLVVKAGDTQNISASVTTNGTPTWQSTLIARQKHTMTLPSDAERVVVTLGNDDGTSITIAGKKIPYSANNGYRTITLLIGSAKRSTNNHDSNNSGSTTNNSTGNGNTTTQSSTTRNSTTTSRSTTQSSQTQSSTAQSSQSHEQSSQAQQSSTTTQSSANTQNNTGDTGNGGNENNANGNEGN, from the coding sequence ATGGCAGATATCGGAGATAAATTAAAGAGCGCGAGAGAGGCAAAGGGACTTTCGATTGAGGATATTGAAAAGGCAACAAAAATTCAAAGTAGATATCTGACTGCAATTGAAAAGAACGAATTTGACAAGCTCCCAGGTGACTTTTACGTCAGAGCATTTATTCGTCAATATGCTCAAGTTGTTGGATTAGATGGTAAGGAACTATTAAGTGAATATCACGAAGATGTGCCTGAATCTAAACCAGATGAATATGTGGAAAATTCAATTGATAATAAGAGTGAAGAAGTACGCGAAACAACTGATAATAAAAAGAATTTATGGAAAAATTATTTACCAAGAATTGCAGTTGGCCTTGGAGTCATTATTGTAATTTTGGTAGTTTATGTTTTGTATGCTCGTCTTTCTTCTGGCGGACAACAACGGAATGAAGCAGATAACAATAGTGTAACTGTATCGTCCCAAAAGACTTCCTCATCTTCATCTAAAAAGCCAGCAAAGAAAGTTGCTGTAAGTCAAGTTAAGGTTAAGAAAATTAGTGATAACGAATATCGTGTTACTGGTCTTAAGAAAAATCGTCGTTTAGTTGTTAAAGCCGGTGATACACAAAATATTTCAGCTAGTGTAACAACTAATGGCACTCCAACTTGGCAATCGACTTTAATTGCTAGACAAAAGCACACTATGACACTTCCATCAGATGCTGAACGTGTTGTGGTAACATTGGGGAATGATGATGGTACCTCAATTACTATTGCTGGTAAGAAGATTCCATATTCAGCAAATAATGGGTACCGTACTATTACTTTGTTAATTGGTAGTGCTAAGAGATCAACTAATAACCATGATTCTAACAATTCAGGTTCAACTACTAATAACAGTACTGGTAATGGCAACACAACTACTCAAAGTAGTACCACTAGAAATAGCACAACTACTAGCAGATCAACTACTCAAAGTAGTCAAACTCAATCATCAACTGCTCAAAGTAGCCAATCTCATGAACAAAGTAGTCAAGCTCAACAATCTTCAACCACTACCCAATCATCAGCAAATACTCAAAATAATACTGGTGATACAGGCAATGGTGGAAATGAAAATAATGCCAACGGAAACGAAGGTAACTAA
- the ymfI gene encoding elongation factor P 5-aminopentanone reductase: MKRAIVFGATGGIGKAICQDLAEDGWSLYLHYNTKMQEAQHLVEQLRIDHPAQDFMTIQLNFDSDDDVLVNFVKTLLPVNAAVFAQGITDYSFLGDEKLAEITKLIKVNLTVPIKLTKLLEPKLMKQDFSRIVYLGSVYGGSGSALEAVYSATKGGLTRFAQAYAREVASNDLTVNVIAPGAVKTRMNAIFSEDTIQEVQNEIPANRWAQGQDISYWVRSLLNKRSSYLTGQTIYVTGGWLL; the protein is encoded by the coding sequence ATGAAGCGAGCGATTGTATTTGGTGCAACCGGTGGTATAGGAAAGGCAATTTGTCAAGATTTAGCTGAAGATGGCTGGTCACTTTATTTGCATTACAATACTAAAATGCAAGAAGCACAGCATTTAGTAGAACAATTACGGATTGATCATCCGGCGCAAGATTTTATGACTATTCAATTAAACTTTGATTCTGATGATGATGTTTTGGTAAATTTTGTTAAAACATTATTACCAGTTAATGCAGCAGTTTTTGCGCAAGGAATTACAGATTATAGTTTTTTAGGTGATGAAAAATTGGCTGAGATTACTAAGTTAATTAAAGTTAATTTAACTGTACCAATTAAACTAACCAAATTATTAGAGCCTAAATTAATGAAACAGGATTTTAGCCGAATTGTTTATTTAGGATCCGTTTATGGTGGAAGTGGTAGTGCGTTAGAAGCGGTTTATAGCGCTACTAAAGGTGGCTTGACACGTTTTGCACAGGCGTATGCGCGAGAGGTCGCGTCAAATGATTTAACAGTTAATGTTATTGCACCAGGCGCTGTTAAAACTAGGATGAATGCTATTTTTTCTGAAGATACAATTCAAGAAGTGCAAAATGAAATTCCTGCTAACCGCTGGGCGCAAGGACAGGACATTTCATATTGGGTTAGATCACTTTTAAATAAGCGCAGTAGTTATTTAACCGGTCAGACAATTTATGTTACTGGTGGCTGGCTTTTATAA
- a CDS encoding FtsK/SpoIIIE family DNA translocase, whose translation MPVKRKKRKTKRKYNKKSKASKKQALNWSIWGLVLILLAVFAFVRFGILGKQIANLIRIFFGDSYLFASGILALFGLVNLIYNQPIKLPVKRSIGLYLAFLGILLLQSGIYFEHELVNSNFLNSFWHAMSAEFGRAGVTESVGGGLFGSLGYQIFYPLLGQIGVKVFAVLLMPIGILMFFDVKFRTIIEKFQSVGQLFIQKNKEAGTRLKDKYSDVAKQKIQTHIAKQNSADELDNTKTIFPDVADFDPDNEPEEDIPVTTDEDVEVDSTLVSEPQIQVAPQHSESSEEKDLPKSRSFVDEDQKLKQELDQVDHGEVKDQRPINKTYKLPPLSLLDPIKSTDQSADRDLIKKNTQILQSTFKSFGVKVIIKKAILGPTITRYEVQPAVGVKVSRIVNLADDLALALAAKDIRIEAPIPGKPFIGIEVPNRATSVVSFKDVMEHQDKKDKEKPMVVPLGKDVTGSTISANLAKMPHLLIAGSTGSGKSVAINTILASILMKDRPEEVKLVLIDPKMVELSVYNGVPHLLIPVVTDAKLAANALRKVVKEMERRYKLFAAGGVRNMTEYNQKVAENNEDKTKPVMTPLPYILVVVDELSDLMMVGGHDVEGAIVRLGQMARAAGIHMILATQRPSVDVITGLIKANVPSRISFAVSSGVDSRTILDQTGAEKLLGRGDMLYMPIGASKPERVQGAYIASDEVERVIDWVKKQQEVDYDESMIPKKGENSITGSSNNDEPEDEFYSQAVDLVRRQQTASVSMLQRRFRIGYNRAARIVDEMEAKGIVGPSEGSKPRQVLLPPIKNEGNSNDANN comes from the coding sequence ATGCCTGTAAAAAGGAAAAAGAGAAAGACAAAAAGAAAATATAATAAAAAAAGTAAAGCAAGCAAAAAACAAGCTTTAAATTGGAGTATCTGGGGTTTAGTTCTTATTTTGCTGGCTGTTTTTGCCTTTGTTAGATTTGGAATTTTAGGCAAACAGATTGCTAATTTAATTCGAATATTTTTCGGGGATTCATATTTATTTGCCAGCGGGATATTAGCATTGTTTGGTTTGGTTAATTTGATTTATAATCAGCCAATTAAATTGCCAGTAAAACGTAGCATAGGTTTGTATCTTGCTTTTTTGGGTATTTTATTGCTTCAAAGCGGTATTTATTTTGAACATGAGTTGGTCAACAGTAATTTCTTAAATTCGTTTTGGCATGCCATGTCTGCCGAATTCGGTCGTGCTGGTGTAACAGAGAGTGTTGGTGGCGGTTTATTTGGTTCTTTAGGATACCAAATATTTTATCCATTATTAGGTCAGATTGGGGTAAAAGTTTTTGCTGTATTATTAATGCCAATTGGTATATTAATGTTCTTTGATGTGAAATTTAGAACGATTATTGAAAAATTTCAGTCAGTCGGTCAATTATTTATTCAAAAAAATAAAGAGGCAGGCACTAGATTAAAAGATAAATATAGTGATGTAGCTAAGCAAAAGATTCAAACCCATATTGCAAAACAAAATAGTGCAGATGAGTTAGATAATACTAAGACTATTTTCCCAGATGTAGCTGATTTTGATCCTGATAATGAACCGGAAGAAGATATTCCTGTAACAACTGATGAAGATGTTGAAGTTGACTCAACTCTTGTTTCTGAGCCACAGATCCAAGTTGCACCACAGCATAGTGAATCTAGTGAAGAAAAAGATTTACCTAAATCTCGTTCCTTTGTTGATGAAGATCAAAAATTAAAACAAGAATTAGACCAAGTTGACCATGGTGAAGTAAAAGATCAAAGGCCTATAAATAAGACTTATAAATTACCTCCATTAAGTTTACTTGATCCGATTAAGTCAACAGATCAAAGTGCAGATCGTGATTTAATTAAGAAAAATACACAGATTTTACAATCAACTTTTAAAAGCTTCGGCGTAAAAGTTATTATTAAAAAGGCAATTTTAGGGCCGACAATTACTAGATATGAAGTTCAACCAGCAGTTGGTGTGAAAGTTAGTCGAATTGTTAACTTAGCAGATGATTTAGCATTGGCATTGGCAGCAAAAGATATTAGAATTGAAGCTCCAATTCCAGGTAAGCCTTTTATTGGAATCGAAGTGCCAAACCGCGCTACGTCAGTAGTTTCTTTTAAAGATGTAATGGAACATCAAGATAAAAAAGATAAGGAAAAACCAATGGTTGTTCCTTTAGGTAAAGATGTAACAGGAAGCACTATTTCCGCTAATTTGGCTAAAATGCCGCACTTGTTAATTGCTGGTTCAACCGGTTCTGGTAAATCTGTCGCAATTAATACAATTTTAGCTAGCATTTTAATGAAAGATCGACCAGAAGAAGTTAAACTAGTATTAATTGATCCTAAAATGGTGGAACTTTCGGTTTATAATGGTGTACCTCATTTATTGATTCCAGTTGTAACGGACGCTAAATTAGCTGCTAATGCATTACGCAAGGTAGTTAAAGAAATGGAACGTAGGTACAAATTATTTGCAGCCGGCGGTGTTAGAAACATGACTGAATATAATCAAAAGGTAGCTGAAAACAATGAGGATAAGACTAAGCCTGTAATGACACCACTGCCATATATTTTAGTTGTAGTTGATGAGCTTAGTGACTTAATGATGGTAGGTGGTCATGACGTTGAAGGGGCAATTGTTCGTTTAGGACAAATGGCACGTGCAGCCGGTATTCACATGATTTTGGCAACGCAACGTCCTAGTGTTGATGTTATTACTGGTTTAATCAAAGCAAATGTTCCATCAAGAATTTCATTTGCTGTTTCAAGTGGAGTAGATTCGAGAACTATTTTGGACCAAACTGGAGCTGAAAAGCTACTGGGTCGAGGTGATATGCTCTATATGCCAATTGGTGCTTCAAAGCCCGAGCGTGTTCAAGGGGCTTATATTGCAAGTGATGAAGTTGAGCGTGTGATTGATTGGGTTAAAAAGCAACAAGAAGTCGATTATGACGAGAGCATGATTCCCAAAAAGGGTGAAAATTCCATAACTGGATCTAGTAATAATGATGAACCAGAAGACGAATTTTATAGTCAAGCAGTAGATCTAGTTCGTCGTCAACAGACAGCGAGTGTTTCAATGCTGCAAAGAAGGTTTAGAATAGGCTATAATCGTGCAGCTAGAATAGTTGATGAAATGGAAGCTAAAGGAATCGTAGGTCCGTCAGAAGGATCTAAACCTAGACAAGTATTGCTGCCACCTATAAAGAATGAAGGTAATTCAAACGATGCTAACAACTAA
- a CDS encoding M16 family metallopeptidase: MLTTNITIRKNKKFTTAGIGCFLRLPLTNHNLAFASLLSRLQMNTSLSYPTIAAQQRKLAQLYDLQLDIMPQLFGNQIILMYYANFVEPIEVLDPDYTYEEIIQTISQIIRFPAYDNNLFDYAKRQLEDEYREIMVQPSNYALDRFFKLWYEDQPEYAENFMGPIDEIKNTTIVEMRDFIENLRDIPMAVIGMGRDNQLMTKILRNIFKGAGIIKKFQVSDLVIPAKRKLIEKVDEQDNIQAQLLMGFGFKQRISYQEQVVGLLLEQYLAGDQSSKLFSQIREELGAAYDVQASDFANNSLFLINAGIDPQKVEPAKRIILNEMQKLMDGNIDEELFRKSKKAVYRNTRIGLDNQNWQLGQALRAELLPDYLDFDREAAIKKATPHQLINFVQNLFFNESYILK; the protein is encoded by the coding sequence ATGCTAACAACTAATATAACAATTAGAAAAAATAAAAAATTTACAACAGCCGGAATAGGCTGTTTTTTGCGTTTACCGTTAACTAATCATAATTTAGCTTTTGCTAGTTTACTTTCGCGATTGCAAATGAATACTAGTTTGTCATATCCAACAATTGCTGCTCAACAAAGAAAGTTAGCCCAATTATATGATTTGCAGCTTGATATTATGCCGCAACTTTTTGGCAACCAAATTATTTTGATGTATTATGCTAATTTTGTTGAACCGATTGAAGTATTGGATCCAGATTATACTTATGAAGAAATAATCCAAACTATTAGCCAAATTATCAGATTTCCAGCATATGATAATAATTTATTCGATTATGCTAAAAGACAACTTGAAGATGAATATCGTGAAATTATGGTTCAACCTTCAAATTATGCTCTCGATCGCTTTTTTAAATTATGGTATGAAGATCAACCAGAATATGCTGAAAACTTTATGGGGCCAATTGATGAAATAAAAAATACTACGATTGTTGAGATGCGTGATTTTATTGAAAATTTGCGTGATATACCAATGGCGGTAATTGGCATGGGACGAGACAATCAATTAATGACTAAAATACTCAGAAATATTTTTAAAGGGGCTGGAATTATTAAAAAATTCCAAGTTAGTGATTTAGTTATTCCAGCTAAAAGAAAATTAATTGAAAAAGTTGATGAGCAAGACAATATTCAAGCTCAATTATTGATGGGATTTGGTTTTAAACAGAGAATTAGTTATCAAGAACAAGTTGTTGGTTTGCTTTTAGAACAATATTTAGCTGGTGATCAGTCTTCAAAATTATTTAGTCAGATTAGAGAAGAGTTAGGTGCGGCTTATGATGTTCAAGCAAGTGACTTTGCTAATAATTCTCTCTTTTTAATTAATGCTGGAATTGATCCTCAAAAAGTAGAACCAGCCAAAAGAATTATTCTTAATGAAATGCAAAAATTAATGGATGGTAATATAGATGAAGAGCTATTTAGAAAATCCAAAAAGGCTGTATATCGAAACACTAGGATTGGGTTAGACAATCAAAATTGGCAATTAGGACAGGCCTTGCGTGCCGAATTATTACCAGATTATTTAGATTTTGATAGAGAAGCTGCTATAAAAAAAGCAACGCCACATCAATTAATTAATTTTGTTCAAAATTTATTCTTTAATGAAAGTTATATTTTAAAATGA
- a CDS encoding DUF1149 family protein has protein sequence MDFEKQTPVTVQSFHYDLVDEGVAAKSEVNPGIRKLDVSGDDEHSEEEGSYYDVAVFFDVIPAPAEFEVSGAIHQIVQIKNYHGDGTDISNADWQLLSRPLVEYIETLTYEVTQVTFDKPVNLNFKAEF, from the coding sequence ATGGATTTTGAAAAGCAAACACCGGTTACAGTGCAATCATTTCACTATGATTTAGTTGATGAAGGCGTAGCAGCTAAAAGTGAAGTTAACCCAGGTATTAGAAAGTTAGATGTAAGTGGCGATGATGAACATTCAGAAGAAGAAGGTAGCTACTATGATGTTGCTGTCTTTTTTGATGTGATCCCTGCACCAGCTGAATTTGAAGTTAGTGGAGCAATTCATCAAATCGTTCAAATTAAGAATTATCATGGAGATGGCACAGATATTAGCAATGCCGATTGGCAATTATTGAGTCGTCCACTCGTTGAATATATTGAAACTTTAACTTATGAAGTAACTCAAGTTACATTTGATAAACCGGTTAACTTGAACTTTAAAGCAGAATTTTAA
- a CDS encoding M16 family metallopeptidase, producing the protein MITPKIIKREYKSGFKAEVILKPHFYQRFFGIIIDFGSSDAQKIAGSAHFLEHKLFAKKDGDISHKFEEIGADVNAFTSFNETMFYCSGIDHTPKMLDLLFELVGKPYFTKQNIAQEAPIIQQELAMYKNDPIWSINNAIMTAMFDHSNLGTEVVGTEKSINEITVQNLTKAYKNNYIPSKMQFVACGDFSDNQVQTILRTVGKLQEKYFQNRKATPTKIEMPIGNLKDQVIPTKSGSNVFGLGIRFKNFKKVLSSFDLTQILLEIMLESKLSVMGPWFERMRKNKLLTNPLQISVNYTRQGDFATIFGTSPQGQEVINEIKHVLTKPLVKNSEQYRFIEENFELQKREWHARTVRTINNLSSYAIEMVEENLDHEDLDLNLKKLQAMGFEEFYQTCQLIMKDSAICSAYLDPNREG; encoded by the coding sequence ATGATTACACCTAAAATTATAAAAAGAGAATATAAATCTGGCTTTAAAGCAGAAGTTATCTTAAAACCGCATTTTTATCAGCGTTTTTTTGGTATTATTATCGACTTTGGTAGTAGTGATGCACAAAAAATAGCTGGGTCAGCCCATTTTTTAGAACATAAATTATTTGCTAAAAAAGATGGCGATATTTCACATAAGTTTGAAGAAATTGGTGCGGATGTTAATGCATTTACATCATTTAATGAAACTATGTTTTATTGCAGTGGTATTGACCATACGCCTAAAATGCTCGATTTGTTGTTTGAATTAGTTGGAAAACCATACTTTACTAAGCAAAATATTGCTCAAGAAGCCCCAATTATTCAACAAGAATTGGCTATGTATAAAAATGATCCGATTTGGAGTATAAATAATGCGATTATGACTGCAATGTTTGATCATTCAAATTTAGGTACTGAAGTTGTGGGAACAGAAAAATCGATTAATGAGATTACTGTTCAAAACTTAACTAAGGCATATAAGAATAACTATATACCAAGTAAAATGCAGTTTGTAGCATGCGGTGATTTTTCAGATAATCAAGTCCAAACAATTTTACGTACAGTTGGTAAGCTGCAAGAAAAGTACTTTCAAAATAGAAAAGCGACTCCAACTAAAATTGAAATGCCAATTGGAAATTTAAAGGATCAAGTTATTCCTACTAAAAGTGGTTCTAATGTTTTTGGATTGGGTATTCGTTTTAAAAATTTTAAGAAAGTATTATCAAGCTTTGATTTGACTCAAATTCTGTTAGAAATAATGTTAGAATCAAAACTAAGTGTAATGGGCCCATGGTTTGAAAGGATGCGAAAAAATAAGTTATTAACTAATCCACTTCAAATTTCGGTTAATTACACTAGACAGGGTGATTTTGCAACCATTTTTGGTACTAGTCCGCAAGGACAGGAAGTAATTAATGAAATAAAGCATGTTTTAACTAAGCCATTAGTTAAAAATTCTGAACAATATCGCTTTATCGAAGAAAATTTTGAATTGCAAAAAAGAGAATGGCATGCACGCACTGTCAGAACAATTAATAATCTTTCATCATATGCTATTGAAATGGTAGAAGAAAATTTAGATCATGAAGACTTAGATTTAAATTTAAAGAAATTACAAGCAATGGGTTTTGAAGAATTCTATCAAACTTGTCAATTAATTATGAAAGATAGTGCAATTTGTTCCGCTTATTTAGATCCTAACAGGGAGGGATAA
- a CDS encoding tRNA (cytidine(34)-2'-O)-methyltransferase, producing the protein MTNHVVLYEPLMPANTGNIARTCAGTNTVLDLIEPLGFQIDNKKMKRAGLDYWDKVKVHRHDDLNAFLKSLGPDDEMYLISKFSSKNYVDVDYTDSKKNYYFVFGKETTGLPETFMREYYDRNLRIPMSDNIRCYNLSNSVAMVLLEALRQQGFPNMEETHHYENDKLKDDYNRPARYERNLGE; encoded by the coding sequence ATATGAGCCATTAATGCCTGCTAACACTGGAAATATTGCACGTACTTGTGCGGGTACAAACACAGTTTTAGACTTAATTGAACCCTTAGGCTTTCAAATTGATAATAAGAAAATGAAGAGAGCAGGATTAGATTATTGGGATAAAGTAAAAGTTCATCGTCATGATGATTTAAATGCATTTCTAAAGTCTTTAGGTCCAGATGATGAAATGTATTTAATTTCAAAGTTTTCTTCTAAGAATTATGTGGATGTTGATTATACTGATTCTAAGAAGAATTATTACTTTGTGTTTGGAAAAGAAACAACAGGTTTACCAGAGACATTTATGCGCGAATATTATGATCGTAATTTAAGAATTCCTATGTCTGATAATATTCGTTGCTATAACTTATCTAACTCTGTTGCCATGGTTTTATTAGAGGCATTGCGTCAACAAGGCTTTCCTAACATGGAAGAAACCCACCATTATGAAAATGATAAATTAAAAGACGATTATAACCGTCCAGCAAGATATGAGCGTAATTTAGGAGAATAA